A portion of the Tamandua tetradactyla isolate mTamTet1 chromosome 16, mTamTet1.pri, whole genome shotgun sequence genome contains these proteins:
- the GGN gene encoding gametogenetin isoform X2, with protein MLPPRKRAGSKWSTQREGDQRVREMGNVQSEPSAGGGSRKEQASDRASDSRRTSLLESEVTPSSPAMRLARGLGVWFPGSSAPPGLLVPPEPQASPSALPLTLELPSPVRPPPEEAAVAAVSTPPPPPVGSLLPTPSKWRKPIGTTVPRIRSLLEASHRGQGDPPSLRPLPPRPRQLTQEDVNPVPGTPSRSPPPFEPRKPAPLPLSDRQPPDRRITPARVAPSAPPTESQTRDGEGQTPGGARGGVPPEAGEGEMARPVASESGLSLLCKVTFKSEPPLLPTAVPGSLTAKASLGSRGGGGLIPAAPGAISYAEVLKQGPLASGATRSSGETPRGTKEAEGGDGDGEGCSGPPPAPASHAWALPPPPYTTTFPGSKPKFDWVSAADGPERHFRFNGVGGGIGAPRKRAAALSGSWGSMPPPPPGQTHPTPGPSRPAPALLAPPVFIFPAPTNGEPGRPGPPGPQELLLPPPSTPPPPPPPPPPIPQPPALLPTPPPVALPPTPDPSLLEPALGPAPAAPPPSVLATDQAPAPAPAPAPAPAPAPSPAPEVPTAAELSLPAPPPAPIKARTRRNKGSRAARGATREDGAPGDGPRERTTDNVTDGGGGGGGGGAPLAGAANTGAGSRWPPFQVLNSCPCKCYCRHQPRHRRLPRNVSAWRKDGPSMPDLTLRVPGRTISQALQGQRRG; from the exons ATGCTGCCGCCTAGGAAGAGGGCAGGATCCAAATGGTCGACACAGAGAGAAGGGGATCAGAGGGTTAGAG AAATGGGGAACGTGCAGTCGGAGCCGTCCGCGGGCGGGGGCTCCCGAAAAGAGCAGGCTTCGGACCGAGCCTCCGACTCCCGCCGGACATCCCTTTTGGAGTCCGAGGTGACCCCTTCCTCCCCAGCCATGCGCCTGGCTCGCGGGCTGGGCGTCTGGTTCCCTGGCAGCTCCGCACCCCCGGGACTCCTGGTACCGCCGGAGCCCCAGGCCTCACCCTCGGCCCTGCCCCTGACCTTAGAACTACCCTCACCAGTGAGGCCCCCTCCAGAGGAGGCGGCTGTGGCCGCGGTCTCCACACCACCCCCGCCCCCCGTGGGGTCCCTGCTGCCCACGCCGTCTAAGTGGCGAAAACCCATTGGCACCACGGTGCCCCGGATCCGCAGTCTGCTGGAGGCGAGCCATCGCGGCCAGGGTGACCCTCCAAGCCTCCGCCCGCTGCCGCCGCGGCCTCGGCAATTAACCCAAGAGGACGTGAATCCTGTCCCGGGGACCCCATCCCGGTCTCCGCCACCCTTCGAGCCGCGGAAGCCAGCCCCACTGCCACTTTCTGACCGGCAACCTCCGGACCGCAGAATCACTCCCGCTCGGGTAGCACCCTCCGCGCCCCCCACAGAAAGCCAGACCAGGGACGGCGAGGGCCAGACCCCTGGAGGGGCCCGCGGAGGGGTGCCTCCCGAAGCCGGCGAGGGCGAAATGGCCAGGCCGGTGGCCTCCGAGTCAGGTCTGAGCCTACTGTGTAAAGTCACCTTCAAGTCGGAGCCACCCTTGCTCCCTACGGCTGTCCCCGGTTCCTTAACGGCCAAAGCTTCGCTTGGGAGCCGCGGGGGCGGAGGCCTCATCCCTGCTGCCCCAGGTGCCATCTCCTACGCTGAGGTCCTGAAGCAGGGGCCTCTGGCTTCCGGGGCCACTCGCTCCTCCGGGGAGACCCCTCGAGGGACTAAGGAAGCCGAGGGCGGGGATGGAGATGGAGAAGGGTGTTCTGGTCCACCCCCCGCTCCTGCGTCCCACGCCTGGGCCCTACCGCCACCACCCTACACCACCACCTTCCCAGGCTCGAAGCCCAAATTCGACTGGGTGAGCGCAGCCGATGGCCCTGAACGTCACTTTCGCTTCAACGGGGTTGGCGGGGGCATCGGGGCGCCCAGAAAGCGCGCGGCCGCCCTCTCCGGGTCCTGGGGCTCCATGCCGCCGCCGCCTCCGGGGCAGACGCATCCAACTCCGGGGCCCAGTAGGCCTGCACCCGCGCTGCTGGCGCCGCCGGTGTTCATCTTCCCAGCGCCCACCAATGGCGAGCCCGGGCGTCCCGGGCCTCCGGGTCCGCAGGAGTTGCTGCTGCCGCCGCCGTCCACGCCGCCacccccgccgcccccgccgccaCCCATTCCGCAGCCGCCGGCACTCCTGCCAACGCCACCCCCTGTGGCGCTCCCGCCCACCCCAGACCCGAGCCTGCTGGAGCCCGCCCTGGGTCCCGCCCCGGCAGCACCTCCACCCTCCGTCTTGGCCACCGACCAGGCCccagccccggccccggccccggccccggccccggccccggccccatCTCCAGCTCCAGAAGTTCCCACAGCGGCGGAGCTGTCCCTGCCAGCGCCCCCGCCTGCGCCCATTAAGGCCCGCACGCGCAGGAACAAGGGTTCCCGCGCGGCCCGGGGCGCGACCCGTGAGGATGGCGCACCTGGAGATGGTCCCCGAGAACGGACCACGGACAACGTGACTGACGGcggtggaggaggtggtggtggcggGGCCCCTCTGGCAGGAGCAGCTAATACTGGCGCCGGGAGCCGCTGGCCGCCCTTCCAGGtgcttaactcttgtccctgcaAGTGCTACTGCCGCCACCAGCCACGCCATCGCCGCCTGCCACGCAATGTGTCTGCCTG GAGGAAAGATGGTCCCAGCATGCCTGACTTGACTCTGAGGGTACCAGGAAGGACCATATCCCAAGCTCTACAGGGCCAGAGGCGGGGTTGA
- the GGN gene encoding gametogenetin isoform X1, whose amino-acid sequence MLPPRKRAGSKWSTQREGDQRVREMGNVQSEPSAGGGSRKEQASDRASDSRRTSLLESEVTPSSPAMRLARGLGVWFPGSSAPPGLLVPPEPQASPSALPLTLELPSPVRPPPEEAAVAAVSTPPPPPVGSLLPTPSKWRKPIGTTVPRIRSLLEASHRGQGDPPSLRPLPPRPRQLTQEDVNPVPGTPSRSPPPFEPRKPAPLPLSDRQPPDRRITPARVAPSAPPTESQTRDGEGQTPGGARGGVPPEAGEGEMARPVASESGLSLLCKVTFKSEPPLLPTAVPGSLTAKASLGSRGGGGLIPAAPGAISYAEVLKQGPLASGATRSSGETPRGTKEAEGGDGDGEGCSGPPPAPASHAWALPPPPYTTTFPGSKPKFDWVSAADGPERHFRFNGVGGGIGAPRKRAAALSGSWGSMPPPPPGQTHPTPGPSRPAPALLAPPVFIFPAPTNGEPGRPGPPGPQELLLPPPSTPPPPPPPPPPIPQPPALLPTPPPVALPPTPDPSLLEPALGPAPAAPPPSVLATDQAPAPAPAPAPAPAPAPSPAPEVPTAAELSLPAPPPAPIKARTRRNKGSRAARGATREDGAPGDGPRERTTDNVTDGGGGGGGGGAPLAGAANTGAGSRWPPFQVLNSCPCKCYCRHQPRHRRLPRNVSAWLNTPTNHLSEPPWVATIKLAGSLVAGLDHYDLQATHSN is encoded by the exons ATGCTGCCGCCTAGGAAGAGGGCAGGATCCAAATGGTCGACACAGAGAGAAGGGGATCAGAGGGTTAGAG AAATGGGGAACGTGCAGTCGGAGCCGTCCGCGGGCGGGGGCTCCCGAAAAGAGCAGGCTTCGGACCGAGCCTCCGACTCCCGCCGGACATCCCTTTTGGAGTCCGAGGTGACCCCTTCCTCCCCAGCCATGCGCCTGGCTCGCGGGCTGGGCGTCTGGTTCCCTGGCAGCTCCGCACCCCCGGGACTCCTGGTACCGCCGGAGCCCCAGGCCTCACCCTCGGCCCTGCCCCTGACCTTAGAACTACCCTCACCAGTGAGGCCCCCTCCAGAGGAGGCGGCTGTGGCCGCGGTCTCCACACCACCCCCGCCCCCCGTGGGGTCCCTGCTGCCCACGCCGTCTAAGTGGCGAAAACCCATTGGCACCACGGTGCCCCGGATCCGCAGTCTGCTGGAGGCGAGCCATCGCGGCCAGGGTGACCCTCCAAGCCTCCGCCCGCTGCCGCCGCGGCCTCGGCAATTAACCCAAGAGGACGTGAATCCTGTCCCGGGGACCCCATCCCGGTCTCCGCCACCCTTCGAGCCGCGGAAGCCAGCCCCACTGCCACTTTCTGACCGGCAACCTCCGGACCGCAGAATCACTCCCGCTCGGGTAGCACCCTCCGCGCCCCCCACAGAAAGCCAGACCAGGGACGGCGAGGGCCAGACCCCTGGAGGGGCCCGCGGAGGGGTGCCTCCCGAAGCCGGCGAGGGCGAAATGGCCAGGCCGGTGGCCTCCGAGTCAGGTCTGAGCCTACTGTGTAAAGTCACCTTCAAGTCGGAGCCACCCTTGCTCCCTACGGCTGTCCCCGGTTCCTTAACGGCCAAAGCTTCGCTTGGGAGCCGCGGGGGCGGAGGCCTCATCCCTGCTGCCCCAGGTGCCATCTCCTACGCTGAGGTCCTGAAGCAGGGGCCTCTGGCTTCCGGGGCCACTCGCTCCTCCGGGGAGACCCCTCGAGGGACTAAGGAAGCCGAGGGCGGGGATGGAGATGGAGAAGGGTGTTCTGGTCCACCCCCCGCTCCTGCGTCCCACGCCTGGGCCCTACCGCCACCACCCTACACCACCACCTTCCCAGGCTCGAAGCCCAAATTCGACTGGGTGAGCGCAGCCGATGGCCCTGAACGTCACTTTCGCTTCAACGGGGTTGGCGGGGGCATCGGGGCGCCCAGAAAGCGCGCGGCCGCCCTCTCCGGGTCCTGGGGCTCCATGCCGCCGCCGCCTCCGGGGCAGACGCATCCAACTCCGGGGCCCAGTAGGCCTGCACCCGCGCTGCTGGCGCCGCCGGTGTTCATCTTCCCAGCGCCCACCAATGGCGAGCCCGGGCGTCCCGGGCCTCCGGGTCCGCAGGAGTTGCTGCTGCCGCCGCCGTCCACGCCGCCacccccgccgcccccgccgccaCCCATTCCGCAGCCGCCGGCACTCCTGCCAACGCCACCCCCTGTGGCGCTCCCGCCCACCCCAGACCCGAGCCTGCTGGAGCCCGCCCTGGGTCCCGCCCCGGCAGCACCTCCACCCTCCGTCTTGGCCACCGACCAGGCCccagccccggccccggccccggccccggccccggccccggccccatCTCCAGCTCCAGAAGTTCCCACAGCGGCGGAGCTGTCCCTGCCAGCGCCCCCGCCTGCGCCCATTAAGGCCCGCACGCGCAGGAACAAGGGTTCCCGCGCGGCCCGGGGCGCGACCCGTGAGGATGGCGCACCTGGAGATGGTCCCCGAGAACGGACCACGGACAACGTGACTGACGGcggtggaggaggtggtggtggcggGGCCCCTCTGGCAGGAGCAGCTAATACTGGCGCCGGGAGCCGCTGGCCGCCCTTCCAGGtgcttaactcttgtccctgcaAGTGCTACTGCCGCCACCAGCCACGCCATCGCCGCCTGCCACGCAATGTGTCTGCCTG GTTGAACACGCCCACCAACCACCTGAGCGAGCCGCCCTGGGTGGCCACCATCAAGTTGGCTGGCTCCCTGGTAGCCGGGCTGGACCACTATGACCTGCAGGCCACCCATTCCAACTGA
- the GGN gene encoding gametogenetin isoform X3, translating into MGNVQSEPSAGGGSRKEQASDRASDSRRTSLLESEVTPSSPAMRLARGLGVWFPGSSAPPGLLVPPEPQASPSALPLTLELPSPVRPPPEEAAVAAVSTPPPPPVGSLLPTPSKWRKPIGTTVPRIRSLLEASHRGQGDPPSLRPLPPRPRQLTQEDVNPVPGTPSRSPPPFEPRKPAPLPLSDRQPPDRRITPARVAPSAPPTESQTRDGEGQTPGGARGGVPPEAGEGEMARPVASESGLSLLCKVTFKSEPPLLPTAVPGSLTAKASLGSRGGGGLIPAAPGAISYAEVLKQGPLASGATRSSGETPRGTKEAEGGDGDGEGCSGPPPAPASHAWALPPPPYTTTFPGSKPKFDWVSAADGPERHFRFNGVGGGIGAPRKRAAALSGSWGSMPPPPPGQTHPTPGPSRPAPALLAPPVFIFPAPTNGEPGRPGPPGPQELLLPPPSTPPPPPPPPPPIPQPPALLPTPPPVALPPTPDPSLLEPALGPAPAAPPPSVLATDQAPAPAPAPAPAPAPAPSPAPEVPTAAELSLPAPPPAPIKARTRRNKGSRAARGATREDGAPGDGPRERTTDNVTDGGGGGGGGGAPLAGAANTGAGSRWPPFQVLNSCPCKCYCRHQPRHRRLPRNVSAWLNTPTNHLSEPPWVATIKLAGSLVAGLDHYDLQATHSN; encoded by the exons ATGGGGAACGTGCAGTCGGAGCCGTCCGCGGGCGGGGGCTCCCGAAAAGAGCAGGCTTCGGACCGAGCCTCCGACTCCCGCCGGACATCCCTTTTGGAGTCCGAGGTGACCCCTTCCTCCCCAGCCATGCGCCTGGCTCGCGGGCTGGGCGTCTGGTTCCCTGGCAGCTCCGCACCCCCGGGACTCCTGGTACCGCCGGAGCCCCAGGCCTCACCCTCGGCCCTGCCCCTGACCTTAGAACTACCCTCACCAGTGAGGCCCCCTCCAGAGGAGGCGGCTGTGGCCGCGGTCTCCACACCACCCCCGCCCCCCGTGGGGTCCCTGCTGCCCACGCCGTCTAAGTGGCGAAAACCCATTGGCACCACGGTGCCCCGGATCCGCAGTCTGCTGGAGGCGAGCCATCGCGGCCAGGGTGACCCTCCAAGCCTCCGCCCGCTGCCGCCGCGGCCTCGGCAATTAACCCAAGAGGACGTGAATCCTGTCCCGGGGACCCCATCCCGGTCTCCGCCACCCTTCGAGCCGCGGAAGCCAGCCCCACTGCCACTTTCTGACCGGCAACCTCCGGACCGCAGAATCACTCCCGCTCGGGTAGCACCCTCCGCGCCCCCCACAGAAAGCCAGACCAGGGACGGCGAGGGCCAGACCCCTGGAGGGGCCCGCGGAGGGGTGCCTCCCGAAGCCGGCGAGGGCGAAATGGCCAGGCCGGTGGCCTCCGAGTCAGGTCTGAGCCTACTGTGTAAAGTCACCTTCAAGTCGGAGCCACCCTTGCTCCCTACGGCTGTCCCCGGTTCCTTAACGGCCAAAGCTTCGCTTGGGAGCCGCGGGGGCGGAGGCCTCATCCCTGCTGCCCCAGGTGCCATCTCCTACGCTGAGGTCCTGAAGCAGGGGCCTCTGGCTTCCGGGGCCACTCGCTCCTCCGGGGAGACCCCTCGAGGGACTAAGGAAGCCGAGGGCGGGGATGGAGATGGAGAAGGGTGTTCTGGTCCACCCCCCGCTCCTGCGTCCCACGCCTGGGCCCTACCGCCACCACCCTACACCACCACCTTCCCAGGCTCGAAGCCCAAATTCGACTGGGTGAGCGCAGCCGATGGCCCTGAACGTCACTTTCGCTTCAACGGGGTTGGCGGGGGCATCGGGGCGCCCAGAAAGCGCGCGGCCGCCCTCTCCGGGTCCTGGGGCTCCATGCCGCCGCCGCCTCCGGGGCAGACGCATCCAACTCCGGGGCCCAGTAGGCCTGCACCCGCGCTGCTGGCGCCGCCGGTGTTCATCTTCCCAGCGCCCACCAATGGCGAGCCCGGGCGTCCCGGGCCTCCGGGTCCGCAGGAGTTGCTGCTGCCGCCGCCGTCCACGCCGCCacccccgccgcccccgccgccaCCCATTCCGCAGCCGCCGGCACTCCTGCCAACGCCACCCCCTGTGGCGCTCCCGCCCACCCCAGACCCGAGCCTGCTGGAGCCCGCCCTGGGTCCCGCCCCGGCAGCACCTCCACCCTCCGTCTTGGCCACCGACCAGGCCccagccccggccccggccccggccccggccccggccccggccccatCTCCAGCTCCAGAAGTTCCCACAGCGGCGGAGCTGTCCCTGCCAGCGCCCCCGCCTGCGCCCATTAAGGCCCGCACGCGCAGGAACAAGGGTTCCCGCGCGGCCCGGGGCGCGACCCGTGAGGATGGCGCACCTGGAGATGGTCCCCGAGAACGGACCACGGACAACGTGACTGACGGcggtggaggaggtggtggtggcggGGCCCCTCTGGCAGGAGCAGCTAATACTGGCGCCGGGAGCCGCTGGCCGCCCTTCCAGGtgcttaactcttgtccctgcaAGTGCTACTGCCGCCACCAGCCACGCCATCGCCGCCTGCCACGCAATGTGTCTGCCTG GTTGAACACGCCCACCAACCACCTGAGCGAGCCGCCCTGGGTGGCCACCATCAAGTTGGCTGGCTCCCTGGTAGCCGGGCTGGACCACTATGACCTGCAGGCCACCCATTCCAACTGA
- the PSMD8 gene encoding 26S proteasome non-ATPase regulatory subunit 8 produces the protein MSIKGKARRAPPLERRNTPQGGRRRAVKAPPPASGSTSRSYFRRASNLRQRCRKSRRRFAVSRKMAAAAMNGAASLSSSAPAAASGAALQAAAGMYEQLKGEWNRKSPNLSKCGEELGRLKLVLLELNFLPTTGTKLTKQQLILARDILEIGAQWSILRKDIPSFERYMAQLKCYYFDYKEQLPESAYMHQLLGLNLLFLLSQNRVAEFHTELERLPAKDIQTNVYIKHPVSLEQYLMEGSYNKVFLAKGNIPAESYTFFIDILLDTIRDEIAGCIEKAYEKILFTEATRILFFNTPKKMTDYAKKRGWVLGPSNYYSFASQQQKPEDTTIPSTELAKQVIEYARQLEMIV, from the exons ATGTCTATTAAGGGTAAGGCTAGGAGGGCTCCTCCCCTAGAGCGACGGAACACTCCCCAGGGTGGGCGGAGGCGGGCAGTTAAAGCCCCGCCCCCGGCTTCGGGCTCCACCTCCCGATCCTACTTCCGCCGGGCGAGCAACTTAAGGCAACGCTGCCGTAAGTCGCGCAGGAGGTTTGCCGTATCACGGAAGATGGCGGCGGCAGCGATGAACGGCGCGGCGAGCCTTTCGAGTTCGGCGCCCGCGGCGGCCTCAGGCGCGGCACTGCAGGCCGCGGCCGGGATGTATGAACAGCTCAAGGGCGAATGGAACCGTAAAAGCCCCAACCTTAGCAAGTGCGGGGAAGAGCTGGGCCGCCTCAAG CTGGTTCTGCTGGAGCTCAACTTCCTGCCAACAACAGGGACTAAGCTGACCAAACAGCAGCTCATTTTGGCCC GTGACATACTGGAGATTGGAGCCCAGTGGAGCATCCTACGCAAAGACATCCCCTCCTTTGAGCGCTACATGGCCCAGCTCAAGTGCTACTACTTTGACTACAA AGAGCAGCTCCCTGAATCGGCCTACATGCACCAGCTCTTGGGCCTCAACCTCCTCTTCCTGCTGTCCCAGAACCGGGTGGCTGAGTTCCACACAGAGTTGGAGCGGCTGCCTGCCAAGGACATCCAGACCAATGTCTACATCAAGCACCCTGTGTCCCTCGAGCAG TATCTGATGGAGGGCAGCTACAATAAGGTGTTCCTGGCCAAGGGCAACATCCCTGCTGAGAGCTACACCTTCTTCATTGACATCCTGCTTGACACTATCCG GGATGAGATTGCTGGATGCATTGAGAAGGCCTATGAAAAAATCCTCTTCACTGAGGCCACCCGAATCCTTTTCTTCAACACACCCAAAAAGATGACAGACTACGCCAAGAAG CGAGGGTGGGTCCTGGGCCCCAGCAACTACTACAGTTTTGCCAGCCagcagcagaagccagaagacacAACCATCCCCTCCACAGAGCTGGCCAAACAGGTCATCGAGTATGCCCGGCAACTGGAGATGATAGTCTGA
- the GGN gene encoding gametogenetin isoform X4 has translation MLPPRKRAGSKWSTQREGDQRVREMGNVQSEPSAGGGSRKEQASDRASDSRRTSLLESEVTPSSPAMRLARGLGVWFPGSSAPPGLLVPPEPQASPSALPLTLELPSPVRPPPEEAAVAAVSTPPPPPVGSLLPTPSKWRKPIGTTVPRIRSLLEASHRGQGDPPSLRPLPPRPRQLTQEDVNPVPGTPSRSPPPFEPRKPAPLPLSDRQPPDRRITPARVAPSAPPTESQTRDGEGQTPGGARGGVPPEAGEGEMARPVASESGLSLLCKVTFKSEPPLLPTAVPGSLTAKASLGSRGGGGLIPAAPGAISYAEVLKQGPLASGATRSSGETPRGTKEAEGGDGDGEGCSGPPPAPASHAWALPPPPYTTTFPGSKPKFDWVSAADGPERHFRFNGVGGGIGAPRKRAAALSGSWGSMPPPPPGQTHPTPGPSRPAPALLAPPVFIFPAPTNGEPGRPGPPGPQELLLPPPSTPPPPPPPPPPIPQPPALLPTPPPVALPPTPDPSLLEPALGPAPAAPPPSVLATDQAPAPAPAPAPAPAPAPSPAPEVPTAAELSLPAPPPAPIKARTRRNKGSRAARGATREDGAPGDGPRERTTDNVTDGGGGGGGGGAPLAGAANTGAGSRWPPFQVEHAHQPPERAALGGHHQVGWLPGSRAGPL, from the exons ATGCTGCCGCCTAGGAAGAGGGCAGGATCCAAATGGTCGACACAGAGAGAAGGGGATCAGAGGGTTAGAG AAATGGGGAACGTGCAGTCGGAGCCGTCCGCGGGCGGGGGCTCCCGAAAAGAGCAGGCTTCGGACCGAGCCTCCGACTCCCGCCGGACATCCCTTTTGGAGTCCGAGGTGACCCCTTCCTCCCCAGCCATGCGCCTGGCTCGCGGGCTGGGCGTCTGGTTCCCTGGCAGCTCCGCACCCCCGGGACTCCTGGTACCGCCGGAGCCCCAGGCCTCACCCTCGGCCCTGCCCCTGACCTTAGAACTACCCTCACCAGTGAGGCCCCCTCCAGAGGAGGCGGCTGTGGCCGCGGTCTCCACACCACCCCCGCCCCCCGTGGGGTCCCTGCTGCCCACGCCGTCTAAGTGGCGAAAACCCATTGGCACCACGGTGCCCCGGATCCGCAGTCTGCTGGAGGCGAGCCATCGCGGCCAGGGTGACCCTCCAAGCCTCCGCCCGCTGCCGCCGCGGCCTCGGCAATTAACCCAAGAGGACGTGAATCCTGTCCCGGGGACCCCATCCCGGTCTCCGCCACCCTTCGAGCCGCGGAAGCCAGCCCCACTGCCACTTTCTGACCGGCAACCTCCGGACCGCAGAATCACTCCCGCTCGGGTAGCACCCTCCGCGCCCCCCACAGAAAGCCAGACCAGGGACGGCGAGGGCCAGACCCCTGGAGGGGCCCGCGGAGGGGTGCCTCCCGAAGCCGGCGAGGGCGAAATGGCCAGGCCGGTGGCCTCCGAGTCAGGTCTGAGCCTACTGTGTAAAGTCACCTTCAAGTCGGAGCCACCCTTGCTCCCTACGGCTGTCCCCGGTTCCTTAACGGCCAAAGCTTCGCTTGGGAGCCGCGGGGGCGGAGGCCTCATCCCTGCTGCCCCAGGTGCCATCTCCTACGCTGAGGTCCTGAAGCAGGGGCCTCTGGCTTCCGGGGCCACTCGCTCCTCCGGGGAGACCCCTCGAGGGACTAAGGAAGCCGAGGGCGGGGATGGAGATGGAGAAGGGTGTTCTGGTCCACCCCCCGCTCCTGCGTCCCACGCCTGGGCCCTACCGCCACCACCCTACACCACCACCTTCCCAGGCTCGAAGCCCAAATTCGACTGGGTGAGCGCAGCCGATGGCCCTGAACGTCACTTTCGCTTCAACGGGGTTGGCGGGGGCATCGGGGCGCCCAGAAAGCGCGCGGCCGCCCTCTCCGGGTCCTGGGGCTCCATGCCGCCGCCGCCTCCGGGGCAGACGCATCCAACTCCGGGGCCCAGTAGGCCTGCACCCGCGCTGCTGGCGCCGCCGGTGTTCATCTTCCCAGCGCCCACCAATGGCGAGCCCGGGCGTCCCGGGCCTCCGGGTCCGCAGGAGTTGCTGCTGCCGCCGCCGTCCACGCCGCCacccccgccgcccccgccgccaCCCATTCCGCAGCCGCCGGCACTCCTGCCAACGCCACCCCCTGTGGCGCTCCCGCCCACCCCAGACCCGAGCCTGCTGGAGCCCGCCCTGGGTCCCGCCCCGGCAGCACCTCCACCCTCCGTCTTGGCCACCGACCAGGCCccagccccggccccggccccggccccggccccggccccggccccatCTCCAGCTCCAGAAGTTCCCACAGCGGCGGAGCTGTCCCTGCCAGCGCCCCCGCCTGCGCCCATTAAGGCCCGCACGCGCAGGAACAAGGGTTCCCGCGCGGCCCGGGGCGCGACCCGTGAGGATGGCGCACCTGGAGATGGTCCCCGAGAACGGACCACGGACAACGTGACTGACGGcggtggaggaggtggtggtggcggGGCCCCTCTGGCAGGAGCAGCTAATACTGGCGCCGGGAGCCGCTGGCCGCCCTTCCAG GTTGAACACGCCCACCAACCACCTGAGCGAGCCGCCCTGGGTGGCCACCATCAAGTTGGCTGGCTCCCTGGTAGCCGGGCTGGACCACTATGA